Proteins from one Chitinophaga oryzae genomic window:
- a CDS encoding RagB/SusD family nutrient uptake outer membrane protein, translating to MKSIIKILFCHIVVIVLAGCSKSFLDRPPLSQISADNFYQSTSDLRLATAALYAGSPWGDWNYSCYLPVGDVLSGNLAVGYWGDAVQLNTFSVTGLNAIMVSNWKSMYNIIAHCNVTINAIKQKAPDSISAANKNAAVAEARFIRGFAYYNLAVHWGAVPVIEDNSQLVISPLVNRIKTEDVYRFVINDLTFAAQHLPAADVAGRVTTWSAQGMLGKVYLTVAGLNHSGTRDQALLDSARKYAGNVCKNSGLSLLRNYADLFKTQFNDNPESLFALQWAPGGAWLEGNMLQIYSPGGAEISANGQPGWFNIRPTVDLFKGYTSKDSVRRKATFMLKGDYYPELNAAGGGYQFTGDCGLKKHIIGTNKDNNAPTMTLSSSTEHNALLRLADVYLVYAEALLGNNASTSDADALLYFNKVRERAGMHPAPRIDADSVLMERRIELAAEGQYWTDLVRLSYYNPSKAVGKLNGESRVTFTYADGVVTPADPYGVITPATARSFFFPIPSSEVTANPKLLEPPVAYY from the coding sequence ATGAAGTCCATCATAAAAATATTGTTTTGTCACATAGTGGTGATCGTGCTGGCGGGATGTTCAAAGAGTTTCCTGGACCGTCCGCCGTTGTCACAGATCAGCGCGGATAATTTTTACCAATCCACCAGCGACCTGCGGCTGGCCACAGCTGCATTGTATGCGGGGTCGCCCTGGGGCGACTGGAACTACAGTTGTTACCTGCCCGTAGGCGATGTGCTGAGTGGCAACCTGGCGGTAGGCTACTGGGGAGATGCCGTACAGCTGAACACGTTCTCCGTCACCGGGCTGAATGCGATCATGGTTTCCAACTGGAAGTCGATGTACAACATCATCGCGCACTGCAATGTCACCATTAACGCCATCAAACAGAAAGCGCCGGACAGTATTTCCGCTGCCAACAAAAACGCTGCGGTCGCCGAAGCCCGCTTTATACGCGGCTTTGCCTATTACAACCTGGCGGTGCACTGGGGAGCGGTACCGGTGATAGAAGACAATAGCCAGCTGGTGATCTCCCCGCTGGTGAACCGTATCAAAACAGAAGACGTGTACCGCTTTGTGATCAACGACCTGACTTTTGCCGCGCAGCACCTTCCGGCTGCCGATGTGGCGGGCAGGGTGACCACCTGGTCGGCACAGGGCATGCTGGGCAAGGTGTACCTGACCGTGGCAGGACTTAACCACTCCGGTACGCGCGATCAGGCGCTCCTCGACAGCGCGCGGAAGTACGCAGGTAATGTCTGTAAGAACAGTGGCTTGTCCCTGCTGCGCAACTATGCGGACCTGTTTAAAACACAGTTCAACGACAACCCTGAATCGTTGTTCGCGCTGCAGTGGGCGCCGGGCGGCGCCTGGCTGGAAGGGAATATGCTGCAGATCTACTCCCCGGGCGGCGCGGAAATATCTGCCAACGGTCAGCCGGGATGGTTTAATATCCGTCCTACGGTAGACCTGTTCAAAGGCTATACCTCAAAAGACTCCGTCAGGCGGAAGGCTACTTTCATGCTGAAAGGAGATTATTATCCCGAACTGAATGCAGCCGGCGGCGGATACCAGTTCACCGGTGACTGCGGATTAAAAAAACACATCATCGGCACCAACAAGGACAATAATGCGCCCACCATGACATTGTCGTCCTCCACGGAGCACAATGCCCTGTTAAGGCTGGCAGATGTATATCTCGTATATGCGGAAGCGTTACTCGGCAACAATGCGTCTACCAGCGACGCGGACGCACTGTTGTATTTCAATAAGGTACGCGAGCGGGCGGGCATGCATCCAGCGCCCCGGATAGACGCTGACAGCGTACTGATGGAGCGCAGGATAGAACTGGCCGCAGAAGGGCAGTACTGGACAGACCTGGTGCGCCTGTCTTATTATAATCCTTCAAAAGCTGTCGGCAAATTGAACGGCGAGTCAAGAGTGACGTTTACCTACGCCGATGGAGTGGTGACGCCGGCCGATCCTTATGGAGTGATCACGCCTGCCACGGCCCGCAGCTTTTTCTTCCCCATTCCTTCCTCCGAAGTGACCGCTAATCCTAAGTTGCTGGAACCTCCGGTAGCCTATTACTAA
- a CDS encoding glycan-binding surface protein: MNILISNAGSRSLLWWLAGMMVLVATACKKERGGNGPVITHVRNYAASPDDTLLTAVLPGQWVVLSGHRLQGALEVTFNGVAASIKSVMFSDTSAVVQVPAVIPFPAVSAENLNVIRYVTPQGTATFSFNIVAPPPVITGVSNENAHAGDSVYVYGTNFFFTEQVTFAGAAIKNFAAAGDGTSVGFVLPQLSHSGQVKVVTKSGADSTKYNVNDLTTGMLCNFDNINPFDWGATLESNGADFPGGRGTYAVLKNGVLAGGDGTWWGNQRSINTKEVQWVPKDSLTVALDQYALKFEINVPSAWNGTTVYVIRNYSRDFLARYEPWLNASGTTASYVTKGWRTVTIPFSSFRSNDGKGVSAADLTALLTNTGAGPVNIQTANFSAGPTATGFYAAIDNIRVVKIK; encoded by the coding sequence GTGAATATACTGATCTCAAACGCAGGTAGCAGAAGCTTGTTATGGTGGCTCGCCGGAATGATGGTGCTGGTGGCGACCGCCTGCAAAAAAGAACGGGGCGGAAACGGACCTGTTATCACACATGTCAGAAACTATGCGGCTTCACCTGATGATACCCTGCTCACAGCAGTGTTGCCCGGGCAATGGGTGGTGCTGTCCGGCCATCGGCTGCAGGGCGCGCTGGAAGTGACGTTCAACGGCGTCGCTGCCAGCATTAAAAGCGTGATGTTTTCCGATACCAGCGCTGTGGTGCAGGTGCCGGCGGTGATACCCTTTCCGGCGGTATCTGCCGAAAACCTGAATGTTATCCGGTACGTGACGCCGCAGGGCACGGCCACCTTTTCTTTCAATATTGTGGCGCCGCCGCCGGTCATCACCGGGGTATCCAATGAAAACGCCCATGCGGGCGATTCTGTGTATGTATACGGAACTAACTTCTTCTTTACGGAGCAGGTGACCTTCGCCGGCGCAGCGATAAAAAACTTCGCCGCCGCGGGAGACGGAACATCGGTCGGCTTCGTACTGCCGCAGCTGAGCCACAGCGGCCAGGTGAAAGTAGTGACAAAGTCCGGCGCGGATTCCACTAAATACAATGTCAACGATCTCACCACCGGCATGCTTTGCAACTTTGATAACATCAATCCTTTCGACTGGGGCGCCACCCTGGAAAGTAACGGTGCCGATTTCCCCGGCGGCAGGGGTACCTATGCCGTGCTGAAAAACGGTGTGCTCGCCGGTGGCGACGGTACCTGGTGGGGCAATCAGCGCAGTATCAACACGAAAGAAGTGCAATGGGTACCTAAAGACAGTCTGACAGTGGCCCTCGACCAGTACGCGCTGAAATTTGAAATCAACGTGCCCTCCGCATGGAACGGTACGACCGTTTATGTGATCAGAAACTACAGCAGGGACTTTCTCGCCCGCTACGAGCCCTGGCTTAACGCCAGCGGTACTACCGCCAGCTATGTCACCAAAGGCTGGCGGACGGTCACCATTCCTTTCAGCAGTTTCCGTTCCAATGACGGTAAAGGCGTCAGCGCTGCCGACCTGACCGCATTACTGACCAATACCGGCGCCGGCCCCGTCAATATCCAGACGGCTAACTTTTCGGCAGGGCCCACGGCTACCGGGTTCTATGCTGCCATCGACAATATCCGGGTCGTCAAAATCAAATAG